From a region of the Microcoleus sp. AS-A8 genome:
- a CDS encoding family 10 glycosylhydrolase translates to MSNSFLQKARQRRRLHRYLVTALLTSTSLVSQCGLMQKVQAQTTAYCQLPNEAISQKENLRIGALKGNSDSEKRYKALVKQHADYLRQCRSRTWPNNQSIWLRLYPCDARSGAIDDILDRLVNRGYNQVNVEVFYDGQVLLPMSDNPTAWPSVARTPGTDKIDLLAQMIQKGHERGMRVYAWMYTMNFGYSYAQRPETRKMLARNGRGETSLSYVPDGSQAFIDPYNMQAKTDYYQIVQAVLKRRPDGILFDYIRYPRGSGSDSVAARVEDLWIYGDAAKQALFDRALNSKGRDLIQRYISKGSINASDLASVNQLYPEEETPLWQGRTPSPTDSLASLQWQLWQLSVAHAAQGILDFLNLATLPAKRAGIKAGAVFFPDGNQAVGQMGYDSRLQPWDRFPSSLEWHPMSYGVCGSTRCIDDLVKRVMNRASPGTQVIPALAGDWGRSVTNRPSLDAQMRALRQEVPQINSVSHFAYSWQDPGFDRDRKYCRLD, encoded by the coding sequence ATGTCTAACAGTTTTCTCCAAAAGGCGCGACAGCGGAGGCGTCTGCATCGCTATTTGGTTACCGCGCTCTTGACGAGTACTAGCCTAGTGAGCCAGTGTGGCTTGATGCAAAAAGTTCAGGCTCAAACAACGGCTTATTGTCAGTTGCCTAATGAGGCGATTTCCCAAAAAGAAAACTTACGTATTGGCGCTCTAAAAGGTAACTCAGACTCTGAAAAGCGCTACAAAGCCCTTGTCAAGCAACACGCGGATTACTTACGGCAATGTCGCTCTCGAACGTGGCCTAATAACCAGTCCATTTGGCTGCGATTATACCCCTGTGATGCTCGATCTGGAGCGATTGATGATATCCTCGACCGTCTGGTTAACCGAGGCTACAACCAGGTCAACGTTGAAGTGTTTTATGACGGTCAAGTGCTCTTACCGATGTCCGATAACCCAACAGCTTGGCCGTCCGTAGCGCGGACGCCAGGGACGGATAAAATCGACCTGTTAGCCCAGATGATCCAAAAAGGACATGAGCGGGGGATGCGGGTTTATGCCTGGATGTATACCATGAATTTTGGCTACTCCTACGCTCAGCGCCCAGAAACTCGAAAAATGCTAGCGCGCAATGGTCGGGGAGAAACGAGCTTGTCCTACGTCCCAGACGGTTCTCAAGCCTTCATTGACCCTTACAACATGCAAGCCAAGACAGACTACTACCAAATTGTTCAGGCTGTCTTGAAACGACGCCCGGATGGAATTTTATTCGATTACATTCGGTATCCGCGTGGCTCTGGGAGTGATTCTGTGGCTGCCAGAGTTGAGGATTTATGGATTTATGGTGATGCCGCCAAACAAGCTCTGTTTGACCGCGCGCTCAACAGCAAAGGACGAGATTTAATTCAGCGCTATATTAGCAAGGGTTCGATTAATGCTAGTGATTTGGCGAGTGTCAATCAACTTTATCCGGAGGAAGAGACTCCCCTGTGGCAAGGTCGTACTCCCTCACCGACAGACTCCTTAGCATCTCTGCAATGGCAACTGTGGCAGCTCAGCGTTGCTCACGCCGCTCAAGGCATCTTGGACTTTTTAAATCTAGCAACTCTGCCAGCCAAGCGTGCCGGGATCAAAGCGGGAGCCGTCTTTTTCCCGGATGGCAATCAAGCGGTGGGTCAAATGGGGTATGATTCTCGTCTACAACCTTGGGATCGATTCCCCAGTTCCTTGGAGTGGCATCCGATGTCCTATGGGGTCTGTGGCAGTACCAGATGCATTGATGATTTGGTCAAGCGAGTCATGAATCGGGCGTCCCCTGGTACTCAGGTGATACCTGCTTTGGCAGGAGATTGGGGCCGATCTGTTACCAATCGCCCATCCCTAGACGCTCAGATGAGGGCGCTCCGCCAAGAAGTCCCGCAGATTAACTCGGTGAGCCATTTTGCTTATTCGTGGCAAGACCCAGGCTTTGACCGCGATCGCAAATATTGCCGATTGGATTAA
- a CDS encoding tetratricopeptide repeat protein, with protein sequence MKTKSLNKEIERFLSVVFWGLFFYGLFFIIYFPKSGLAEQEIKDGDYWASLCALLKTEKKYEESLAACDQALLINSKEAVTWTNRSDVLLKLKKYPEALVSAEQAIRIKSNYSLALVDRCQALSELGRYEEAIAACDLALRGDGNWEKSSPALAWYHRGLAQAKLKQYEEAIASFDLAIEINPTYSLAWADRCQALANLGRYSEALSSCDQAVRTDGKWEDGSPDYAWYNRGMVLKKLGRYEEAIASYDRAIALNPNDATTWTHHGSVLELLGKHAQALTSQEWAVKINPKYSLALANQCATFNRLGDYEKALAACESALQGDGNWGEESQGLAWDQRGNALAGQGKQEEALASHERAIALNKDYAEAWNNRSVTLWYMGRYEDALASTDRAVEIKPEYSQAWYNRGRILKTLKRYAEAVEAYDRAIKHWGNGGDNRAAADIWANRSVVLWHLQRYPEALASTDRAIDINPDSFQAWYNRGIVLTALGRQQEALTAYDRAIQINPKDANILAAKGLALAKIKRLQEAIATFEQALKLDPNNGVAQAYREALMQQLQQLEQKKPNDLPKPIR encoded by the coding sequence ATGAAAACAAAGTCTCTAAATAAGGAAATAGAAAGATTTTTATCGGTAGTTTTTTGGGGATTATTTTTTTACGGTCTATTTTTTATAATTTACTTTCCCAAAAGTGGGCTAGCTGAACAGGAAATAAAAGATGGAGATTACTGGGCCAGCCTGTGTGCATTACTAAAGACTGAAAAAAAATATGAAGAATCTCTGGCAGCTTGTGACCAAGCGCTCTTGATTAATTCCAAAGAGGCTGTCACTTGGACGAATAGAAGTGATGTCTTACTGAAGTTGAAAAAATATCCAGAAGCGTTAGTTTCAGCAGAGCAAGCGATTCGGATCAAATCAAACTACTCTTTGGCTTTGGTCGATCGCTGTCAAGCCCTATCTGAATTGGGAAGATACGAAGAAGCGATCGCAGCTTGTGACTTAGCCTTGCGAGGAGATGGTAATTGGGAAAAAAGTTCACCAGCACTCGCTTGGTATCATCGAGGTTTGGCACAGGCGAAGTTGAAACAGTATGAAGAGGCGATCGCGTCTTTTGACCTTGCTATAGAGATTAATCCAACTTACTCCCTAGCATGGGCTGATCGCTGCCAAGCCTTAGCGAATTTGGGTCGATACTCAGAAGCGCTGTCCTCTTGTGATCAAGCGGTGCGAACCGATGGAAAATGGGAAGATGGTTCTCCGGATTATGCCTGGTACAACCGAGGGATGGTGCTGAAAAAGTTGGGACGATATGAAGAAGCGATCGCGTCCTACGATAGAGCAATCGCCCTGAATCCCAATGATGCGACAACTTGGACTCATCACGGTTCCGTGCTAGAACTTTTGGGCAAACACGCCCAAGCCCTGACTTCCCAGGAATGGGCGGTTAAAATTAATCCCAAGTATTCTCTAGCGTTGGCTAACCAATGCGCGACATTCAACCGGTTGGGTGACTACGAAAAAGCGCTTGCCGCTTGTGAAAGTGCCTTGCAAGGGGATGGAAATTGGGGGGAAGAAAGCCAGGGTTTGGCTTGGGATCAGCGAGGAAATGCCCTCGCCGGACAGGGTAAACAGGAAGAAGCCCTCGCCTCTCATGAACGTGCGATCGCACTAAACAAAGACTATGCTGAAGCCTGGAACAACCGCAGCGTCACGCTGTGGTACATGGGACGATATGAGGATGCACTCGCCTCAACAGATCGCGCGGTGGAAATCAAACCGGAGTACTCTCAAGCTTGGTACAACCGAGGGCGAATCTTGAAGACGTTAAAACGGTATGCTGAGGCAGTTGAGGCTTATGATCGAGCGATCAAACATTGGGGAAATGGGGGCGATAACCGTGCGGCGGCAGATATTTGGGCGAACCGCAGCGTCGTCTTGTGGCATTTGCAACGATATCCAGAAGCCCTCGCCTCGACAGATCGTGCGATTGACATTAATCCCGATTCCTTCCAAGCTTGGTACAACCGAGGTATTGTACTGACAGCATTGGGACGCCAGCAAGAGGCACTTACCGCTTACGATCGAGCAATTCAGATTAATCCCAAGGACGCTAACATTTTAGCGGCTAAAGGCTTGGCATTAGCGAAGATTAAACGACTGCAAGAAGCGATCGCTACCTTTGAACAAGCTTTGAAACTTGACCCCAATAATGGAGTCGCTCAAGCTTATCGAGAGGCTCTCATGCAACAGTTGCAACAGTTGGAGCAAAAAAAGCCAAACGATTTGCCCAAGCCGATAAGATGA